Part of the Myxococcus fulvus genome, GGGCCCGTCCAGTCGGGCGCTCCACATGGGCTCGGTCGCGTCCACGTCGGCCGCGGCCACCCAGAGCCCCGCCTCCTTCAGCTCCTCCAGGGCGCGTGAGATGTTGACCACCCGGGCGATGAGGCAGTGCTCCACCGCCCCTGCGGACGCCTTGGCCACCGTCCCCGTCACCTGGACGGCCCGGTCCTTGGCGATGACCACCCCATGTGCCCCGAGCGCATGGGCTGACCGGATGATGGCCCCCAGGTTGTGCGGGTCCTGGATGCCATCGAGCACCACCACGAGCGCGGGCCGCTTGCTGGCCTGGGCCGCGTCGAGCAGGTCCTCGAGCTCCGCGTACTTGAAGCCCCTGAGCTCCAGCACCACGCCCTGGTGCACGCCGCCGTCGGCCATCACCGCCAGCCGCTCGCGCGTCACCTTCTCGACACGCACGCCCGCGTCCCGGGCGCGGCTGAGCAGCTCTCCCGCGGCCTTGGCCGCGAGCTGTCCCTCCACGATGAACAACCGCTCGACCTCATCCGGCCGGGCCCGCAGGGCCTCAAGAACCGGATTCACCCCATAGACGTGGCGCGCGGAGGAATCTCCCCCCTCGCGCTCGCCTCGACCACCTCGGGAGGAACGCTCACGCATGGGAACTAGAGGACCTCGACGGGGACGGAGAGCGTCTTCTGCTGGCGCGCGCAGATCTTCTCCGTGCAGATGAAGAAGACGAGCTTGGCGTCCACCGAGCCCTTGCCCGCGGCGGCCGCGGTGAAGGGGACCTCGAAGCGGGGGTCGGCGAACTCCTGACCCGCGGCCTTCTTGGAGACCGAGTCCTCGCGGCCCAGCTTCTCCTTGGCCACGGTGAGCTGGGTGCCCTTCACGTCCAGCTTCAGCGGAGCCTCCTCGGAGACGTGCGCGCCGGACTTCGTCTTCACCGAGACCACGAACACGCCCTTCTCTCCCGCCTTCACCTGGGATGAGGAGCCGTCCGTGGACACGTCGTAGAGGCTGGCGGGGTCCACCTCGTCCGCGGAGGCCGGAGCCGCCCAGACGCAGGCCACCAGCAGGGCGGCGACGGAGGTGACGCTTCGGATGTGCGACATGGCTGGGTCTCCTGGATGCGGGGGTTGCGTATCACGCCTCGACGTGGGGTGCCGGGATTCTCTTCACGCGCCCTCCGAGCCGCTCCGCGGCGTACGGCTCGCGCGCTTCTTTCGCGGCGCCGGGACGACGGCACTCGCGAGCGGACGCGGTGGGAGCAGGTCCGGCATCGACACAGGCTCCGCGCCCGCGACCAGTTCCTCGGCCCGGATGATGATGGGGGTGGCCAGGTCCATGCCCGTCACCGCCTCCATCTCCGGCAGCGCGGGAGAGCTGTTCACCTCGAAGACCTTGGACTGGCCCTGCACGTCCAGGAGGTCCACGGCCGCGACCTCCAAGCCCACCAGCCGGGTGGCCTTCTCCGCCGTGGCCCGCTGCCCCGGGGACAGCTCCATCTCCTCCAGGCGCGCGCCCTTGATGAGCGTGTGCGCGAGCCGGCCTGGACGAGGACGCCTGCGGACGGCAGCGATCGCCTTGCCGCCCACCACCAGCACGCGCACGTCCTGGCTGGTGCTCTTCACGTACTCCTGCATCACCAGGTTGTGCCCCAGGCCGAGCACCGCCTCGAGCGCGGCCTCCAGGGACTGGAGGCTCTCGCACACCATCACCCCGTGCTTCTCCTGCCCCTGCAGCAGCTTCACGAGGACGGGGACACCGCCCACCAGGCCCACCATCTCCTTGAGCTGGGCGGCGTCGCGCGCCATCACCGTGGCCGGGATGTCGATGCCGTGCGCGGACAACAGCTGCAGCGAGCGCATCTTGCTGCGCGACTGGGCGATGGCCTGCGCGTGGTTCACCAGCGGCACGCCGTGCAGTGCGAACTGGTTCACCACCGCCAGGCCATAGGTGTTGATGGACTGGGCGATGCGCGGCAGCACCACGTCCGTGGGCGCCAGCTTCTTGCGGTCGTAGTAGAGGGTGGCGCTCCCCCCTCCATCCAGATGCATCTGCACCCGGAGAGGGTTGAGAACGCGGAGCTGATGCCCCCTCGCGCGCCCCGCCTCGACAAGACGTCGGGTGGACGGAATGGAAGCGGAGCGCGAGAGAAGGGTGACTTTCATGGGCAGGGGCGGCAACCGGACCGGAGGCGGACGGGACCTATAATCCCCACCACCCCCGGGGTAAAGCCGCCCCCGGCCGCCTGCTCAGCGCTGACGGATGGCGCGGATCTCGATCTTGATGGGATCTTCCGGGCGCGAGTTCTTGATGCGGTCGCACGTGGCGCCGTTGAAGAGCACGCCATTGTCCGTGAGGCTCCACGTCCCGTCCCCCGGCTGGAGCCGCTCGTCCTCGACGTAGACGACGATGAGCTTGGGGTTGGACGGCAGCTGCGGTCCCTTCAGGGGAATCAGGCAGGGCTCGGGATTGACGACCTCCTTGCTGATGCGCTCCAGGGCGTCCGCGAGCTCCTCCTGGTTGCCGGCCTGGTAGAAGGTCCGGCTGCACAGGCCCGTGGCCGCGATGCAGGTGTCGTTGCGACCACACGCATTGGGGTCATCCGCGCAGGAGCGGGCGAAGCCACCGGCCGCCGCCATGGCCTGCAGCACCGCGGGGCCGTCACCCGAGGCCGTCTCGGCGCCGAAGCCGATGACGATGGTCGTCACGCCCGAGTCCTTCAGCGCCTGAACCGCCTTGACGGACTCGTTCGTGTCCAGGCAACCGCGCCGCTCGAACGGCACACCCGCCGTTCCACAGCCGTTGTTGGCGATGGTGCACTTGCACTGCAGGGGATTCTCGGCGCCGGAGAACTCGTTGGCCTCGTTGCAGTTGGGCAGACCGTCCGTCAGGAGGATGACGAAGTTCTTGCGGTCCGGGTCCTTCAGCCCATCCAGGCTCCCGACGAACGTCAAGCTGCCACTCGTGGGCGTACCACCCACCGGCTGCCCCGTCCCCTTGTTGGGGATCGCCTGGATGAGGGTGTTGATGGAGTTGGCGTGCTCGAGCAGGGACGCGTCGTCCTCGACGACCGGAAGGCCCTTGCGCACCGAGCTCACCGTCGGCTTGGTGCAGGCCGCCACACCCGAGCCCGTCGAGGCCTCGGGGTAGGTCGTCAGCGCGAAGCGCACATACGGGCCACTGTTCGTGAGGAACTGGGGCACGGCGCCCTGCAACTCGGTCCAGCGCGTGGGGCACGTGGTCGTCGGGCACCCGTTCTCGTAGCCGCACAGCACCGTCGCGCCCTGGCTGTCACGCACCATGCACGTCGGCTCGTCCGGACGAACCGGCAACGTCATCGAGCCGGAGATGTCCACCAACAGCATGATGTTGGGCTTGCTCGACAGGGCCGTGATGGTCTCCTCGACCGTCGTCTGCGCGATGGCGAGCGGCTCCACCGGCTCGAAGTCGTAGGACTGACAGCCCGTGACGACGCCTGCGAGGGCGCCCAGAGCAAGGGCGCTCAGGCTCAGGAGGTTCAACTTGGCGCGCATAGGTGATGAATTCCTTCTGCTTCTATGGGGGGACGCGGAGCTCCGCGCGGCCGGGCTCTTCAGGGGGACGGCTTGGACGCAAGAGTAACGCGTGACTCCCCCTGGAGGCTACAGCCTCAAGAGGAGGGGTTTGAAGGTTCGGATGAGACTGCGAGGTTACAGCAGGAGCCGACGCGTCTCGTCGCCAGGCACACACCCGGAGCGGAGCAGACGACATTGTCGCCTGCCTGGCGCGCCTCGGGGTGGAGTGGCTAGAGCGTCAGCGTGCGGGCGCCCTGCGTGAGGCGCCAGAGGGAGGCGAGCCCCATCACCTCGTCCAGGGCACCACCGAGCGCCTCCGGCGGGTAGCCACACAGGCGCACCGTGGTGTCGCAGGCGATCAGCTTCGCGCCCAGCGCCCTCGCCTCCTCCAGCATCTTCGCCGGGGACAGGACGCCCAGCCGCTCGCCTCGCGCGTGCTCCTCCCGCTCACGCTCGCCGTCGGGGTGACCGAAGGTTCCGTCCACCCAGGCCCGGAGGGCATCGAACGCGAGGACGAAGTAGACCTCGTCCCCCATGGCCACCGCGGTGATGCCCATGGAGGCGGCCTGGAACGCCGGCTCATACGTGGCGTGCTGAAGAAAGAAGAAGACCCGTCCAGCCATCGACGAAGCACCTTACCGGGGTTCGAGTCCTGGCGGGCAAAAGGCGTATAACCCCGGACGTCCCCTCCCCCGCCAAGGCGCCCCATGTCGACTCCGACCTCGCCGCCACCTTCCGCCTTCGTTACTCGCGCCTCGCGGGGACGACGATGGCGCGCCCTCGTGCTCGGTACCGGACTGCTGGCCACCTCCGCTGGCTCCGCGCTGGCCTACTCCCGAGGCGCTGGCGAGCCTCCTCCCACGGCCACGCCTCCTCGCGACCTGCGCGCGCAGGTGGAGTCACTGCTCGATGCGTCCCAGGGAACACCGCGCGACGAGCAGCTCCGACGGCTCGGTCCCCAGGCCGTGCCTGTCCTCAGCTCGCTGGTGATGGATGGCTCCGCGCCCTCGACGCGGCGGGCCCGGGCCGTGGCCTCGCTCGCGCTGGTGGACCCGACGCAGAGCGCGCACTCCATCCAGGAGGTCCTGGAGGATGCACGCGCTCCGGCGGACGTTCGCGCGAGCGCCGCGGGCGCCCTGGCGCGCTGTCTGGGGATCGACGCCATTCCTCCTCTCTCCGCTCGCCTCACGGATCAGGAGGAGCCCGTGCGGGAGGCCGTCGCCCTGGCGCTCGGACGGCTCGGCGGGCAGCAGGTCCGACAGGCACTCGAGGAACGACTCCCCCTGGAGGAGCGTCCGCTCGTGCGCGAGGCGCTCCAACGCGGCCTCAGCCTCGCGGAGCCGTGACTCGGCACTCGCCTCGGCCCGAGCCTTCCGTTAGATGGGGTCCATGCGTCCCACGGTCCTCCTGTTCGATATCGATGGCACCCTCATCACCACTGGCGGCGCGGGCCGCCGCGCCATGGACCGTGCCTTCGAGCAGCTCCACGGCCGCCGCGATGCGTGCGACTCGTTCCACATGTCCGGCATGACGGACCGGGGCATCGTGCGGAAGGCCCTGCGCGTCATCGGCGTCGAGGACACCGAAGCGGCCATCGACGCGGGCATCGCCGCCTACCTCACGCACCTGGAGGACGAGGTGCGGAAGGTCGATGCGCAGCGCTACCTCGTCTATCCCGGCATGAAGGAGGCCGTACAGGCGGCGCGTGGCCTCGAGGGCTTCGCGGTGGGCCTGGGGACCGGCAACGTGCGCGCGGGCGCTCGCGTGAAGCTGGAGCGCGTCGGCATCCATGACCAGTTCGCCTTCGGTGGCTTCGGCTGCGACCACGAGGACCGCGTGGAGCTCATCCGCAGGGGCGCGGAGGCGGGCGCGGCCCTGCTCGGTGTGCCTCGCGAGGAGTGCCGGGTGGTCATCATCGGCGACACGCCCAAGGACGTCGACGCGGCCCTGGGCATCGGCGCCGAGTGCATCGGCGTGGGGACCGGGACCTTCACCGCCGAGGCCCTGTTGACGGCCGGCGCCCACGCGGCCTTCGCCGACTTCTCGCACCGCGACGCCCTTCCGACCCTGCTCGGCCGTAGCTGAGGCCCTCGCCCGCGCTCGGAGCCGAGCCCGGGCTGTGGTATCTCCCGCCGCCTCTCCGAGGAGCCCGTCGCATGTCATCCACGCTCGAGTCCTATGAGCTCATCCGCTTCGCCGAGGCCTTCGAGGCTCGGCTCGCCACCGCGGGAGAGATGCTCGCCGGCCGCCCCGGCCTCGACGCCGAGAAGAGCTGGCTGGCCACCGCCCTGGAGCTGGTGCGCACCACCCGCGCTCCCGCCGCCGGGGTCGTCGACCGGGTGAAGGACCTGCCCGAGCTGGACGAGGCCCGCGAGGAGTTCGCCTTCCACCAACAGGGCCTGTGGGTCGATGCGCTGGAGAAGCTGCACGCGGGCATCACCTTCACCGCGAGCAGCCGCGCCCCTGTCATCGAGGCGCTCTTCCCCCACCTCAAGTTCGCCCAGCTGCGCCGCGCGCCCCGGGACACCATCTTCGAGTACGCGACCTCCTACGACCGTCGCACCCGCAGCGCCTACGTCACGCGCATCTTCGCTCGCGACGACTTCGCGCTCGTCCGACCCGTGATGGAGCAGGTGGCCACCGCACACGCCGCATGGCGCTCCAGTCATGAGCCCGCGCCGCTGTCGCCGGAACAGGAGGAGGTGCTGCGCGAGGAGCTGGTGAGCCTCGGCCGCAAGCTGGAAGTGGCGCTGCGACAGGCGCGTCTTCTCTCCGAGGCGGCGCTCGTTCCCGTGCCCAGCGTCCATGAAGCCGCGGCGCTCGGACTCAAGCCCAAGCGCCGCGCGGGACGCGGTCTTGCTCCGTCCGATGAGGGACTCGGCGCGCTCGACCTCGAGCCCGCGGATTCCATGGAGCCCACCGAGGCGGAGCTGGCCGAGGTCGCCGCGCTCGACTCTCCAAGCGAGGAGGGTGACGCGACCGCCTCCGCTCCGCTCGAAGCATCCGAGGTGGAGCCCCCCGCTCTCGATGAGCCCACCGAGGCGCGGGAGGGAGACTCCGCGGGCCTCGCCACTTCGAACGATGTGGACTCCGCCACTGTTGACGATGACGTGGCAGATGCAACCTCGAGTCCCGATGTGGACTCCGCGGAACGCGTGAGCGGGCGCGACGCTGCGGCCGTCGATACAGCCCCTGCCTCGACAGGTGCGCGTGCAACGGCGGAGGAACCCCGCATGAAGGCGGGTCGCGGTCCCCGACGTGCTTCGGGTGCGACCGAAGCCGGCGCAGACTCCGCTCGCGCTGCGTCGACGACTGGTGCCCGTCGGGGTCCGGTTGATGCGGCGGCGGATGCTCTTCCTGCTGCTTCGACGCAGGACGCTCGGAATGGCGCGTCCCCCCCCTCGGGCTCCGATGCGGACGCGGCCGCTGCTTCGTCGGGTTCCGCGGAAGCGTCCTCACTCTCGCACGACGGAGCGACTTCATCCGAAGGGCCTCGCGGCTCGACGGGACGTGGACGGAAGCGTGAGGGTGGAACGAATCTGGCGACGAATGACGGCGCGGGTTCGGACGACGCAGGCACCTCGACTCCACGCGGCCGGCGAGGCACAGGCGCATCCCCTGGCGGCCCATCCGGCTCCGGAGAGGATACGAGTGGCGCTCCACGTGGCCGGAAGCGTGAGACGAGCGACGACACCGAGGCCCCCCAGGAGCACCGCACTCGCGGCGCCCGAGATACCGAAGGGGCTCGGGCGCAGGCGCCCTCCGTGCGGAAGAAGCGAAACGCGCCGTCGCCTTCCGGCGGGGCGGGCAGCGAGACACCGTGAGAGAGCCTCCGCGCGCGCGTTGAGCGGAGACCCGACATGACGGATGCCGACCGCTCCTTCGACGCGCTCCTTCCAGAGGTCTTCTCCACATTGGCGGGGCCCGCTCACCCATGCGAGCCCGATGCGTGCGCGAGAGCACACTGGCCGCGGTGGATGTCGCCCTTCCCTACTGCGTGCCACACGCGCCATCGTGCGACGCCCCAGGAGCGAGCTCGGCTCTTCCCTGAATGGACACAGCGCTTCCCTATTGCGTGCCGCACGCGTCATCGTGCGACGCCCCGTGAGCAAGCCCGGCTCGCCCCTGAATCGATGCAGCCCTTCTCTACTGCGTGCCGCACGCGCCATCGTGCGACGCCTCGTGAGCAAGCCCGGCTCGCCCCTGAATGGATGCCGCCCTTCCCTACTGCGTGCCGCATGCTCCATCGTGCGACGCCCCGTGAGTGAGCCCCGGCTCGCGCCCTGAGAGGACACCCGCCATGGCGGATGCCGCCCTTCCCATCGACCCGCTCCTGCCGGAGATCGTCTCCACGCTGCGCGGCGCTCGCTCGCTCGTGCTCGAAGCACCTCCCGGCGCGGGAAAGACGACCCGAGTCCCCCGCGCCCTGCTCGAGGCGGGTCTCGGCGCGGGCAAGGAGATCGTCGTCCTCCAACCCCGTCGACTGCCCACCCGTCTCGCCGCTCAGCGGGTCTCCGAGGAGATCGGCGAGCGCGTGGGAGAGACCGTCGGCTACCAGGTCCGCTTCGAGGATGTCCGCAGCGCGAAGACGCGCATGTCCTTCGTCACCGAGGGCGTGCTCGGCCGACGCCTCCTCTCCGACCCCACTCTCCGCGACGTCGGCATCGTCGTGCTCGATGAGTTCCACGAGCGCCACCTGTCCGCCGACATCTCCCTCGCGATGCTCCGTCGACTCCAGGAGACCCGTCGCCCGGACCTCAAGCTCGTCGTCATGTCCGCGACCCTGGAGGCCGAACCCGTTCGGGCGTACCTCGGAGGTTGTCCCTCTCTTCGCTCCCAGGGGCGCCGCTTCGACGTGAGCGTCGAAT contains:
- the rlmB gene encoding 23S rRNA (guanosine(2251)-2'-O)-methyltransferase RlmB is translated as MRERSSRGGRGEREGGDSSARHVYGVNPVLEALRARPDEVERLFIVEGQLAAKAAGELLSRARDAGVRVEKVTRERLAVMADGGVHQGVVLELRGFKYAELEDLLDAAQASKRPALVVVLDGIQDPHNLGAIIRSAHALGAHGVVIAKDRAVQVTGTVAKASAGAVEHCLIARVVNISRALEELKEAGLWVAAADVDATEPMWSARLDGPLALVVGAEGGGVREGVLKHCDHRLRIPMAGQVGSLNASVSAGILLYEVARQRGSSSSR
- a CDS encoding ATP-grasp domain-containing protein produces the protein MKVTLLSRSASIPSTRRLVEAGRARGHQLRVLNPLRVQMHLDGGGSATLYYDRKKLAPTDVVLPRIAQSINTYGLAVVNQFALHGVPLVNHAQAIAQSRSKMRSLQLLSAHGIDIPATVMARDAAQLKEMVGLVGGVPVLVKLLQGQEKHGVMVCESLQSLEAALEAVLGLGHNLVMQEYVKSTSQDVRVLVVGGKAIAAVRRRPRPGRLAHTLIKGARLEEMELSPGQRATAEKATRLVGLEVAAVDLLDVQGQSKVFEVNSSPALPEMEAVTGMDLATPIIIRAEELVAGAEPVSMPDLLPPRPLASAVVPAPRKKRASRTPRSGSEGA
- the cglB gene encoding adventurous gliding motility lipoprotein CglB — protein: MRAKLNLLSLSALALGALAGVVTGCQSYDFEPVEPLAIAQTTVEETITALSSKPNIMLLVDISGSMTLPVRPDEPTCMVRDSQGATVLCGYENGCPTTTCPTRWTELQGAVPQFLTNSGPYVRFALTTYPEASTGSGVAACTKPTVSSVRKGLPVVEDDASLLEHANSINTLIQAIPNKGTGQPVGGTPTSGSLTFVGSLDGLKDPDRKNFVILLTDGLPNCNEANEFSGAENPLQCKCTIANNGCGTAGVPFERRGCLDTNESVKAVQALKDSGVTTIVIGFGAETASGDGPAVLQAMAAAGGFARSCADDPNACGRNDTCIAATGLCSRTFYQAGNQEELADALERISKEVVNPEPCLIPLKGPQLPSNPKLIVVYVEDERLQPGDGTWSLTDNGVLFNGATCDRIKNSRPEDPIKIEIRAIRQR
- a CDS encoding HEAT repeat domain-containing protein translates to MLGTGLLATSAGSALAYSRGAGEPPPTATPPRDLRAQVESLLDASQGTPRDEQLRRLGPQAVPVLSSLVMDGSAPSTRRARAVASLALVDPTQSAHSIQEVLEDARAPADVRASAAGALARCLGIDAIPPLSARLTDQEEPVREAVALALGRLGGQQVRQALEERLPLEERPLVREALQRGLSLAEP
- a CDS encoding HAD family hydrolase, translated to MGSMRPTVLLFDIDGTLITTGGAGRRAMDRAFEQLHGRRDACDSFHMSGMTDRGIVRKALRVIGVEDTEAAIDAGIAAYLTHLEDEVRKVDAQRYLVYPGMKEAVQAARGLEGFAVGLGTGNVRAGARVKLERVGIHDQFAFGGFGCDHEDRVELIRRGAEAGAALLGVPREECRVVIIGDTPKDVDAALGIGAECIGVGTGTFTAEALLTAGAHAAFADFSHRDALPTLLGRS